Proteins encoded together in one Felis catus isolate Fca126 chromosome B3, F.catus_Fca126_mat1.0, whole genome shotgun sequence window:
- the LOC123385830 gene encoding uncharacterized protein LOC123385830 isoform X4, with protein MAPGGSRGASWKGGHEELPWPGYQGAGKAPAFAKKLSSPPRGFLPSLKYTPAHHERPSKKQLPEAMTCPCRRRLPGRAEEASRGPALGADEGRESLDPSSKKEAKKLKGEAPSNTPQASVGNDKKLPGQTPSPGPLEEVSVLPKSHSLFTHF; from the exons ATGGCTCCCGGTGGCAGCCGGGGGGCATCATGGAAAGGGGGGCATGAGGAGTTGCCTTGGCCGGGATATCAGGGGGCTGGGAAGGCTCCCGCCTTTGCCAAGAaactctcctctcctcccaggggcttcctcccctctctcaaataCACGCCGGCCCACCACGAAAG ACCCTCCAAGAAACAGTTACCAGAAGCCATGACGTGTCCCTGCCGCCGGAGGCTTCCAGGGAGGGCCGAAGAGGCCTCCCGGGGCCCAGCGTTAGGTGCGGACGAAGGAAG AGAAAGTTTGGACCCCAGCTCAAAGAAGGAGGCAAAAAAACTCAAAGGGGAGGCACCATCCAATACCCCACAG GCCTCAGTTGGAAATGACAAGAAGCTTCCAGGTCAGACGCCATCCCCTGGTCCCCTGGAGGAGGTTTCAGTCCTGCCGAAGTCACACAGCCTCTTCACCCACTTTTGA
- the LOC123385830 gene encoding uncharacterized protein LOC123385830 isoform X5, translating into MTCPCRRRLPGRAEEASRGPALGADEGRESLDPSSKKEAKKLKGEAPSNTPQASVGNDKKLPGQTPSPGPLEEVSVLPKSHSLFTHF; encoded by the exons ATGACGTGTCCCTGCCGCCGGAGGCTTCCAGGGAGGGCCGAAGAGGCCTCCCGGGGCCCAGCGTTAGGTGCGGACGAAGGAAG AGAAAGTTTGGACCCCAGCTCAAAGAAGGAGGCAAAAAAACTCAAAGGGGAGGCACCATCCAATACCCCACAG GCCTCAGTTGGAAATGACAAGAAGCTTCCAGGTCAGACGCCATCCCCTGGTCCCCTGGAGGAGGTTTCAGTCCTGCCGAAGTCACACAGCCTCTTCACCCACTTTTGA
- the LOC123385830 gene encoding uncharacterized protein LOC123385830 isoform X2 — MAPGGSRGASWKGGHEELPWPGYQGAGKAPAFAKKLSSPPRGFLPSLKYTPAHHERFLPWVKGRPLSNYHFLVAKTHVTLLAVCPLLRVVRTSSGTLQETVTRSHDVSLPPEASREGRRGLPGPSVRCGRRKRKFGPQLKEGGKKTQRGGTIQYPTGAEPTDSEGKHLASPLLLSLSVRNLRPDTKASPIGHHHKGG; from the exons ATGGCTCCCGGTGGCAGCCGGGGGGCATCATGGAAAGGGGGGCATGAGGAGTTGCCTTGGCCGGGATATCAGGGGGCTGGGAAGGCTCCCGCCTTTGCCAAGAaactctcctctcctcccaggggcttcctcccctctctcaaataCACGCCGGCCCACCACGAAAGGTTCCTTCCCTGGGTGAAGGGCAGGCCTCTCTCGAACTACCATTTCCTTGTAGCGAAGACGCATGTCACGCTGCTAGCTGTTTGTCCTTTACTGCGAGTTGTCAGGACCTCCTCGGGG ACCCTCCAAGAAACAGTTACCAGAAGCCATGACGTGTCCCTGCCGCCGGAGGCTTCCAGGGAGGGCCGAAGAGGCCTCCCGGGGCCCAGCGTTAGGTGCGGACGAAGGAAG AGAAAGTTTGGACCCCAGCTCAAAGAAGGAGGCAAAAAAACTCAAAGGGGAGGCACCATCCAATACCCCACAGGTGCAGAGCCCACTGACTCTGAAGGCAAACACCTTGCTTCACCCCTGCTACTGTCCCTGAGTGTCAGGAATCTCCGACCTGACACCAAAGCTTCCCCCATTGGTCACCACCACAAGGGAGGCTAA
- the LOC123385830 gene encoding uncharacterized protein LOC123385830 isoform X1: protein MAPGGSRGASWKGGHEELPWPGYQGAGKAPAFAKKLSSPPRGFLPSLKYTPAHHERFLPWVKGRPLSNYHFLVAKTHVTLLAVCPLLRVVRTSSGTLQETVTRSHDVSLPPEASREGRRGLPGPSVRCGRRKDLKTRRDFLEKVWTPAQRRRQKNSKGRHHPIPHRPQLEMTRSFQVRRHPLVPWRRFQSCRSHTASSPTFELVPRRAPPSPDSWCVMP from the exons ATGGCTCCCGGTGGCAGCCGGGGGGCATCATGGAAAGGGGGGCATGAGGAGTTGCCTTGGCCGGGATATCAGGGGGCTGGGAAGGCTCCCGCCTTTGCCAAGAaactctcctctcctcccaggggcttcctcccctctctcaaataCACGCCGGCCCACCACGAAAGGTTCCTTCCCTGGGTGAAGGGCAGGCCTCTCTCGAACTACCATTTCCTTGTAGCGAAGACGCATGTCACGCTGCTAGCTGTTTGTCCTTTACTGCGAGTTGTCAGGACCTCCTCGGGG ACCCTCCAAGAAACAGTTACCAGAAGCCATGACGTGTCCCTGCCGCCGGAGGCTTCCAGGGAGGGCCGAAGAGGCCTCCCGGGGCCCAGCGTTAGGTGCGGACGAAGGAAG GACCTGAAAACCAGGAGGGACTTTTTGG AGAAAGTTTGGACCCCAGCTCAAAGAAGGAGGCAAAAAAACTCAAAGGGGAGGCACCATCCAATACCCCACAG GCCTCAGTTGGAAATGACAAGAAGCTTCCAGGTCAGACGCCATCCCCTGGTCCCCTGGAGGAGGTTTCAGTCCTGCCGAAGTCACACAGCCTCTTCACCCACTTTTGAGCTAGTCCCAAGAAGAGCCCCTCCCTCACCAGACTCTTGGTGTGTGATGCCATGA
- the LOC123385830 gene encoding uncharacterized protein LOC123385830 isoform X3, which translates to MAPGGSRGASWKGGHEELPWPGYQGAGKAPAFAKKLSSPPRGFLPSLKYTPAHHERFLPWVKGRPLSNYHFLVAKTHVTLLAVCPLLRVVRTSSGTLQETVTRSHDVSLPPEASREGRRGLPGPSVRCGRRKRKFGPQLKEGGKKTQRGGTIQYPTGLSWK; encoded by the exons ATGGCTCCCGGTGGCAGCCGGGGGGCATCATGGAAAGGGGGGCATGAGGAGTTGCCTTGGCCGGGATATCAGGGGGCTGGGAAGGCTCCCGCCTTTGCCAAGAaactctcctctcctcccaggggcttcctcccctctctcaaataCACGCCGGCCCACCACGAAAGGTTCCTTCCCTGGGTGAAGGGCAGGCCTCTCTCGAACTACCATTTCCTTGTAGCGAAGACGCATGTCACGCTGCTAGCTGTTTGTCCTTTACTGCGAGTTGTCAGGACCTCCTCGGGG ACCCTCCAAGAAACAGTTACCAGAAGCCATGACGTGTCCCTGCCGCCGGAGGCTTCCAGGGAGGGCCGAAGAGGCCTCCCGGGGCCCAGCGTTAGGTGCGGACGAAGGAAG AGAAAGTTTGGACCCCAGCTCAAAGAAGGAGGCAAAAAAACTCAAAGGGGAGGCACCATCCAATACCCCACAG GCCTCAGTTGGAAATGA